One genomic segment of Mycolicibacterium gilvum includes these proteins:
- a CDS encoding DUF4262 domain-containing protein → MCWQCDHPEATRADYHDVLRRKILAHGWAVQYVESERTPFGYTIGLHPAGLPELLVAGLPPETTLKILNTLAGYMVREVEPAPGDTMQLADEWHGEFVAVAEPHAHMGLGLELYGPGLRGLQFVWRDRDGHTPWCPDFNKGGLRQPVLGNRGPSAHSP, encoded by the coding sequence ATGTGCTGGCAGTGCGATCACCCCGAGGCCACACGAGCCGACTATCACGACGTACTTCGGCGAAAGATTCTCGCGCACGGCTGGGCCGTGCAATACGTCGAAAGTGAGCGCACTCCGTTCGGCTACACCATCGGGCTGCACCCGGCCGGGCTGCCCGAGTTGCTGGTGGCCGGGTTGCCGCCCGAGACGACGCTGAAGATCCTCAACACACTTGCCGGCTACATGGTCCGCGAGGTGGAGCCCGCACCCGGCGACACCATGCAGCTGGCCGACGAGTGGCACGGCGAGTTCGTCGCCGTGGCAGAACCGCACGCGCACATGGGGCTCGGTCTGGAGTTGTACGGCCCCGGGTTACGCGGCCTCCAGTTCGTGTGGCGCGACAGGGACGGACATACGCCGTGGTGTCCTGACTTCAACAAGGGCGGACTCCGTCAACCCGTGCTCGGCAATCGCGGTCCCAGCGCGCACTCTCCTTGA
- a CDS encoding ABC transporter substrate-binding protein, whose product MHTNLSRMRRVTLAGAVLALLVTACAPSDPTTGTGTTPAPLAQKTTQPDEDPANFDLDALIAAARTEPGITVYDQTGKVVDTAKAFAAKYGLEATGVKVELGAIDKVLQENESGDVIGDVVINEDLPSYAVELLDQGVLVNWVPRDMKDTINPEDQYPLVVHYGPMGWAYNSQTYESCPVSNIWQLTDTEFNGRVAMADPLSNPKYPYWFNSMALNDDAALREAYKQHFGTDLETDQPDAAHEWVKRLAQNNPMITPTDEEVSEAVGAPDQKEPSFGPMSMAKFRNNADKGYHLALCDGMKPWTLQSFPSAIAYASKTDSPNAAKLYIHYMLTEEGFALQLADGKPSSNSEVPAPKDPSGVAELLDQMAPLRSADLVSDYRNKSAWDDFWRTSHN is encoded by the coding sequence ATGCACACCAACCTCTCTCGGATGCGGCGCGTCACGCTGGCCGGCGCCGTCCTCGCCCTGCTGGTGACCGCCTGCGCGCCGTCCGACCCCACCACCGGCACCGGCACCACGCCGGCGCCACTGGCGCAGAAGACGACCCAACCCGACGAGGACCCGGCGAACTTCGATCTCGACGCGCTGATCGCCGCGGCCCGCACCGAGCCCGGCATCACCGTCTACGACCAGACCGGCAAGGTCGTCGACACCGCCAAAGCCTTCGCCGCCAAGTACGGGCTGGAGGCAACCGGCGTGAAGGTCGAGCTCGGCGCCATCGACAAGGTGTTGCAGGAGAACGAGTCCGGCGATGTCATCGGCGACGTCGTCATCAACGAGGATCTACCGTCCTACGCCGTCGAGCTGCTGGATCAGGGTGTCCTCGTCAACTGGGTGCCCCGGGACATGAAGGACACCATCAACCCCGAGGACCAGTACCCGCTCGTCGTCCACTATGGCCCGATGGGCTGGGCCTACAACAGCCAGACCTACGAGAGCTGCCCGGTGTCCAACATCTGGCAGCTCACCGATACGGAGTTCAACGGACGCGTCGCCATGGCCGACCCGCTGAGCAATCCCAAGTACCCCTACTGGTTCAACTCCATGGCGCTCAACGACGACGCCGCGCTGCGGGAGGCCTACAAGCAGCACTTCGGCACGGACCTCGAGACCGACCAGCCCGACGCCGCCCACGAATGGGTCAAACGCCTTGCTCAGAACAACCCGATGATCACCCCGACCGACGAGGAGGTCTCCGAAGCCGTCGGCGCCCCCGACCAGAAGGAGCCGAGCTTCGGACCGATGTCCATGGCGAAGTTCCGCAACAACGCCGACAAGGGCTACCACCTGGCGCTGTGTGACGGCATGAAACCCTGGACGTTGCAGTCGTTCCCGTCGGCGATCGCGTATGCATCGAAGACGGACAGCCCGAATGCCGCGAAGCTCTACATCCACTACATGCTGACGGAGGAAGGCTTCGCCCTGCAGCTCGCCGACGGCAAGCCCTCCTCGAACTCTGAGGTGCCCGCGCCGAAGGACCCGTCGGGTGTGGCAGAACTGCTCGACCAGATGGCGCCGCTGCGCAGCGCCGACCTGGTCAGCGACTACCGTAACAAGTCGGCGTGGGACGACTTCTGGCGCACCTCACACAACTGA
- a CDS encoding SRPBCC family protein, with protein MAITENREIVIEATRDEILAVLYDLESLTEWSSAHQTVEILERDEEGRPKRSRQVVKIVGVSDDQILDYHVYDDGVGWTLVRSDQQRAQEARYRLTQEGESTRVRLELMVDLKAPLPGFLVKKGAKGLMDTATHGLRKRVLKIKG; from the coding sequence TCACCGAAAACCGCGAGATCGTTATCGAGGCGACGCGCGATGAGATCCTCGCAGTGCTCTACGACCTCGAATCCCTGACGGAGTGGTCGTCGGCGCACCAGACCGTCGAGATCCTGGAACGCGACGAGGAGGGTCGCCCGAAACGATCGCGGCAGGTCGTCAAGATCGTCGGCGTCAGCGACGACCAGATCCTCGACTATCACGTGTACGACGACGGGGTGGGCTGGACGCTCGTCCGCTCCGATCAGCAGCGCGCACAGGAGGCCCGATACCGCCTGACGCAGGAGGGTGAGAGCACCCGGGTGCGACTCGAGCTGATGGTCGACCTGAAGGCGCCGCTGCCCGGCTTCCTGGTCAAGAAGGGCGCCAAAGGACTGATGGACACCGCGACCCACGGCCTGCGCAAGCGCGTGCTGAAGATCAAGGGCTGA